One genomic window of Nitrososphaera sp. includes the following:
- the lysM gene encoding HTH-type transcriptional regulator LysM: MSTATPPSRNTDELDAKILKILQNDARKAFVDIAAEVGLSESAVRRRVKNLTDNGTIRRFTLDLGASDRTSAISLISVSSTADTSAVSARLMKLGNVETVYEITGQFDIAAIISAPAISEINGCIDEIRKIEGVSDTNTVIILKTIRQ; encoded by the coding sequence ATGTCAACCGCGACACCGCCATCTAGAAACACTGACGAGCTGGACGCCAAGATACTTAAAATCCTTCAAAACGACGCTCGCAAGGCGTTTGTGGACATTGCGGCCGAGGTGGGGCTTTCAGAATCAGCCGTGCGCCGGCGCGTCAAGAACCTGACGGACAATGGAACGATCCGGCGCTTCACTCTCGATCTTGGCGCCAGCGACAGGACGAGCGCCATCAGCCTGATTTCCGTAAGCTCTACCGCGGACACTTCGGCAGTGTCTGCAAGGCTCATGAAGCTCGGCAACGTGGAGACCGTCTATGAGATCACCGGCCAGTTTGACATTGCGGCAATCATCAGCGCGCCGGCGATATCTGAGATAAACGGCTGCATTGACGAGATACGCAAGATTGAGGGCGTCTCGGACACCAACACCGTGATTATTCTAAAGACCATCCGCCAGTAG
- a CDS encoding DUF6659 family protein, which translates to MSSQKRPQADPEVAKYREKCNSILAVSPNIRYAGIMNKFGRTIAGGLRKGVTPLLKPDEARNEYFIEATRNQLRKNFERSIGRTEYTFTENEKVKILTLSTDEYFYYITIDKEAPQTEVFRTIESVRKLVAK; encoded by the coding sequence ATGTCTTCGCAAAAAAGGCCGCAGGCTGACCCGGAAGTTGCAAAGTACAGGGAAAAGTGCAACAGCATCCTTGCCGTTTCGCCGAACATCCGCTACGCCGGAATAATGAACAAATTTGGGCGGACCATAGCTGGCGGCCTCCGCAAGGGAGTTACGCCTCTCCTAAAGCCGGACGAAGCAAGAAACGAGTATTTTATCGAGGCAACACGAAACCAGCTCCGCAAGAACTTTGAGAGGTCAATCGGCAGAACAGAGTACACGTTCACCGAGAACGAGAAGGTAAAGATCCTCACTCTTTCGACTGACGAGTACTTTTACTACATCACGATAGACAAGGAGGCTCCGCAGACCGAAGTCTTTAGGACAATAGAGTCTGTAAGAAAACTGGTCGCAAAGTAA
- a CDS encoding 50S ribosomal protein L15e, with protein sequence MRSYMADTWTRMWKNNSDELKSKAILWRTEPTVHRIERPSRLDRARRLGYKAKQGIVVIRTRVGRGGMRKQRPVAGRRPKHLGVVRIKQGISMRKVAERRVAEKFPNLEVLGSYYLHKDGMNIWYEIILADPNHPAISRDREMRGKLKAFAE encoded by the coding sequence ATGCGCAGCTACATGGCCGACACTTGGACAAGGATGTGGAAGAACAATTCTGACGAGCTCAAGTCCAAGGCAATCTTGTGGCGAACTGAACCTACGGTACACAGGATTGAGAGGCCAAGCCGGCTTGACAGGGCCAGGCGGTTGGGTTACAAGGCAAAACAGGGCATTGTAGTGATTCGCACGCGCGTTGGCAGGGGCGGCATGCGCAAGCAGAGGCCGGTCGCTGGCAGAAGGCCGAAGCACCTGGGTGTCGTCCGCATCAAGCAGGGAATAAGCATGCGCAAGGTGGCCGAGCGCAGGGTTGCGGAAAAGTTCCCGAACCTAGAAGTCCTGGGCTCATACTATTTGCACAAGGACGGAATGAACATCTGGTACGAGATCATTCTGGCGGACCCGAATCACCCGGCGATTTCAAGAGACAGGGAAATGCGCGGCAAGCTCAAGGCCTTTGCAGAGTAG
- a CDS encoding hydroxyacid dehydrogenase: protein MQVAGKVLICDSIDQAGIESLKRSGLVVDYKPDIKASEMVGAVKDFDVIVVRSRTKVTKEVIEAAGRAKIIARVGVGLDNVDVKAAESRKIRVINAPEAASTAVAELAIGLMLSLARSIPRADSELKKGNWIKKDLMGTELKGKYLGIVGVGNIGRNLGRIAKALRMNLVGYDPYPINAEFVRETGMVVTDLNTLLESSDFVSCHVPATQETIKMFNAERLAKMKPTAFLVNTSRGEIIDEKALHDALKAGRLAGAALDVFEVEPPTNRMLIELPNVICTPHIGAQTKEGQELASTVIAEKIIQILRGVI, encoded by the coding sequence ATGCAAGTCGCCGGCAAGGTTCTAATCTGCGACTCCATAGACCAGGCTGGCATTGAAAGCCTGAAGCGTTCCGGTCTTGTTGTCGATTACAAGCCCGATATCAAGGCAAGCGAGATGGTAGGCGCTGTTAAGGATTTTGACGTAATAGTTGTACGGAGCAGGACCAAGGTGACAAAGGAAGTCATAGAAGCAGCCGGCCGGGCGAAAATCATTGCCCGCGTTGGCGTCGGGCTTGACAACGTCGACGTCAAGGCTGCCGAGTCGAGAAAGATCCGGGTGATAAACGCGCCGGAGGCAGCATCGACCGCGGTGGCAGAACTCGCAATCGGCCTGATGCTCTCCCTTGCAAGGAGCATTCCAAGAGCTGACTCGGAGCTCAAGAAGGGCAACTGGATTAAAAAAGACCTGATGGGTACCGAGCTTAAGGGCAAGTACCTGGGAATCGTCGGAGTCGGCAACATCGGAAGAAACCTTGGCAGAATAGCCAAGGCGCTGCGGATGAACCTCGTAGGCTACGACCCTTATCCTATAAACGCGGAATTTGTAAGAGAGACGGGCATGGTAGTCACTGACCTAAACACGCTTCTTGAGAGCTCTGACTTTGTAAGCTGTCACGTCCCTGCAACGCAGGAAACGATAAAGATGTTCAACGCAGAGAGGCTGGCCAAAATGAAGCCGACGGCCTTTCTTGTCAATACTTCAAGGGGCGAGATTATCGACGAAAAGGCGCTGCATGACGCGCTCAAGGCCGGCAGGCTGGCCGGCGCCGCCCTTGACGTCTTTGAGGTCGAGCCGCCGACAAACAGGATGCTGATAGAGCTTCCAAACGTAATATGCACGCCGCATATCGGCGCCCAGACAAAGGAAGGCCAGGAACTCGCCTCGACTGTCATTGCCGAAAAGATCATCCAGATTCTCCGCGGCGTCATTTAG
- the tfb gene encoding transcription initiation factor IIB (stabilizes TBP binding to an archaeal box-A promoter; responsible for recruiting RNA polymerase II to the pre-initiation complex) → MKKAITSTPASRSDLITDPDTGEIIRRDTGEVVSNIVSTEREWRSFDASEGADRARTGVPTTLAFHDMGLSTVIGRNDVDASGNALAAATRANMSRLRMWNTRSQRRSPTERNLQQAFSMLSKLKDQLNLPDYIIEKAAYVYRKAQERGLIRGSTIGSVLSASIYIAARQSGVLRTLDDISKTANVRPKQAARSYRRVVAELDLRVPLIDEGKYIARVANSLGFDEKTKRKALELMAEARKRNALVGKDPVGMAAAILYLVNLQESSGNPRSQAEIAKASGVTEVTVRNRAKDLRRLMPAMA, encoded by the coding sequence ATGAAAAAAGCAATCACCTCCACTCCTGCGTCGAGGTCGGACCTTATTACGGACCCTGACACTGGAGAAATAATCCGGCGGGACACCGGCGAAGTTGTCTCGAATATTGTTTCAACTGAACGTGAATGGCGCAGCTTTGACGCCTCCGAGGGCGCGGACCGCGCAAGGACAGGCGTCCCAACTACTCTTGCGTTTCACGACATGGGGCTTTCGACCGTAATTGGAAGAAATGACGTCGACGCGTCGGGCAATGCACTCGCCGCGGCTACTCGTGCGAACATGAGCAGGCTCCGGATGTGGAACACCCGTAGCCAGAGGCGCTCTCCAACTGAGCGAAACCTGCAGCAGGCGTTCTCCATGCTGTCAAAACTCAAGGACCAGCTTAACCTGCCGGACTACATCATAGAAAAGGCTGCCTACGTCTACAGAAAAGCCCAGGAGAGGGGGTTGATCCGCGGTAGCACGATAGGCTCGGTGCTTTCAGCCTCGATATACATTGCCGCACGTCAGTCAGGCGTGCTCCGAACGCTTGACGACATATCAAAGACGGCGAACGTGAGGCCGAAACAGGCTGCCAGGTCGTACAGAAGAGTCGTTGCGGAGCTTGACCTGAGAGTGCCTCTGATTGACGAAGGCAAGTACATCGCCAGGGTTGCAAACAGCCTCGGGTTTGACGAGAAGACCAAGAGAAAGGCGCTGGAGCTTATGGCCGAGGCGAGAAAGAGAAACGCCCTTGTCGGGAAGGACCCAGTGGGAATGGCAGCCGCAATATTATATCTGGTTAACCTGCAGGAAAGCAGCGGCAACCCAAGGAGCCAGGCAGAGATTGCAAAGGCATCCGGCGTGACGGAAGTGACCGTCAGGAACAGGGCAAAGGATCTGCGCCGCCTAATGCCGGCAATGGCCTGA
- a CDS encoding phosphoribosyltransferase family protein, with the protein MPKEPGLRRFGVTIEADATCAACPPGSKLSAAARSSKGELTGLQNSAAATKEPCSWFEIHHLVRMLAEQIEKSGRKYDRILALSTGGLVPAKLLAEELQMDDIAIIPFREKMLVASEMPRLKKSRRYLAVDDIYDSGKTFTQVQKAVKGFDCDFAFCMSRFPGHPGFAGRILNHNLWIVFPWEKEIR; encoded by the coding sequence ATGCCAAAGGAACCAGGTTTACGCAGGTTCGGCGTGACTATTGAGGCCGATGCCACATGTGCGGCCTGCCCGCCAGGCAGCAAGCTGAGCGCTGCCGCGCGGAGCAGCAAGGGTGAGCTGACAGGTCTCCAAAACAGCGCCGCCGCGACAAAAGAGCCGTGCAGCTGGTTTGAAATTCATCACCTTGTTCGCATGCTTGCCGAGCAGATTGAAAAATCAGGCAGGAAATATGACCGCATCCTCGCGCTGTCCACTGGTGGGCTTGTCCCTGCAAAGCTTCTTGCAGAGGAGCTGCAGATGGACGACATTGCGATTATTCCGTTCCGAGAAAAGATGCTTGTAGCGTCGGAAATGCCGAGGCTAAAAAAGAGCAGGCGCTACCTCGCAGTTGACGACATCTATGACAGCGGTAAAACCTTCACGCAGGTCCAAAAGGCTGTGAAAGGTTTTGACTGCGACTTTGCCTTCTGCATGAGCAGGTTTCCGGGCCATCCGGGCTTTGCAGGAAGAATTCTCAATCACAACCTCTGGATTGTCTTCCCGTGGGAAAAAGAGATTCGATAG
- a CDS encoding SDR family oxidoreductase: MLEGKTCLVTGSTSGIGKEIAIGLGRLGASVILVGRSQEKCRSAAREVAGFSSNQVPRYFVADLSSQQAIRNLASEVTSALDHLDVLVNNAGIFMASREVSPEGIELTFAVNHLAPFLLTNLLLGLLKKTPSARIVTTSSIAHRGAHIDFDDINFETKKYSGIRAYGQSKLANILFTRELARRLSSAGANVTANCFHPGGVRTNFMRNNPLAYKLVWAVAAPFLISAQKGADTGIFLASSPDIEGVSGKYFVKRRQVVPSSAAQSDESASRLWSLSEKMTSA, encoded by the coding sequence TTGCTTGAGGGAAAGACATGCCTTGTGACGGGCAGCACTTCCGGCATAGGGAAAGAAATTGCGATCGGCCTCGGCAGGCTTGGCGCGTCAGTCATTCTTGTAGGTCGCAGCCAGGAGAAATGCAGGAGCGCTGCACGTGAGGTCGCAGGCTTTTCGTCCAATCAAGTCCCTCGCTACTTTGTCGCAGACCTGTCCTCGCAGCAAGCCATCAGAAACCTTGCATCGGAAGTAACCTCGGCCCTTGACCATCTTGACGTGCTAGTAAACAATGCCGGAATTTTTATGGCCAGCCGCGAGGTTTCGCCGGAAGGAATCGAGCTGACATTTGCGGTAAACCACCTCGCCCCGTTTCTGCTGACAAATCTCCTGCTGGGCTTGTTGAAAAAGACCCCTTCAGCCAGAATCGTAACCACAAGCTCCATCGCGCACAGGGGGGCACACATCGATTTTGACGACATCAACTTTGAAACAAAAAAGTACAGCGGAATAAGGGCATACGGGCAGTCCAAGCTGGCAAACATCCTTTTCACAAGGGAGCTTGCCCGGCGCCTGTCAAGCGCCGGAGCTAATGTAACGGCGAACTGCTTCCACCCCGGCGGCGTACGGACGAACTTTATGCGCAATAACCCGCTCGCCTACAAGCTGGTCTGGGCGGTAGCGGCTCCCTTCCTGATAAGCGCGCAAAAAGGAGCAGACACCGGAATATTTCTGGCCTCCTCGCCCGACATAGAGGGGGTGAGCGGAAAGTATTTTGTCAAGAGGCGACAAGTGGTACCCTCGTCTGCTGCTCAAAGCGACGAATCGGCCAGCAGGCTCTGGAGCTTGAGCGAGAAAATGACGTCTGCATGA
- a CDS encoding nitroreductase family protein, producing MIELDTFECIATKFDVREFADRPVPQDIRLKVLEAARMTGTGLNTQHWRFVLVDGGDLSRLAADSTSGMWVSGANFAVIVLTNPKHRFHALDAGRVVQDMQLAAWNFGVASGIYTGVDETRLRKDFNIPAELSPTVIVGFGYPKNQAFPPQTGKTKKNRLPLSDLVFSGRYGNAFAA from the coding sequence TTGATAGAATTGGACACGTTTGAGTGCATAGCCACGAAATTTGACGTGCGAGAGTTTGCCGACAGGCCCGTGCCGCAGGACATCAGGCTGAAGGTTCTAGAGGCCGCCAGGATGACTGGCACCGGTCTCAATACCCAGCACTGGCGCTTTGTCCTGGTAGACGGCGGGGACCTTTCCCGGCTCGCTGCGGACAGCACTAGCGGCATGTGGGTTTCGGGGGCGAACTTTGCGGTGATTGTACTGACAAACCCAAAGCACAGGTTCCACGCCCTTGACGCCGGCAGGGTAGTGCAGGACATGCAGCTGGCAGCATGGAACTTTGGCGTGGCGTCGGGGATTTACACCGGCGTCGACGAGACTAGGCTGCGCAAAGATTTCAACATTCCAGCAGAACTTTCGCCGACGGTTATCGTGGGATTCGGCTACCCAAAGAATCAGGCTTTTCCGCCGCAGACAGGTAAAACCAAAAAGAACAGGCTGCCGCTCTCCGACCTGGTCTTTTCCGGCAGATATGGGAATGCATTTGCAGCCTGA
- the egtB gene encoding ergothioneine biosynthesis protein EgtB — translation METAQRPRNSGEHSGGLLADFTEARNLTLELFGPLNVEDAVIQSDSFGSPPNWHIAHVTWFFHKVLEKYSVDLSGASLNLDYLNSYYQKYGGILPKAERGRFPRPTVQQTLQYREFIDGKVSEFLQSDAMSAEAAYDITLGIQHEMQHQELMIYDLQHYFERFSDPADNYIPHRRSVPRGEQMAAERPAGMVFIPGGLYELGFSGRGFSYDNELPEHKVFLYPFRIDVAPVTNGEFAEFIDAGGYHDYKYWLADGWELVRENGWQAPLYWRKDEGKWVKKDFAGSRDLVPDEPVVNVSYFEADAFARWKGKRLPTEAEWEKAASWSEELGRKTLYPWGDELPTAGHANLLESYEWQPSPVGSYPLGRSHYGCHQMIGDVWEWTSSEYVLYPGFMSRFPEYTDKWAVGQKVLRGGCFATPRKQIRTSYRNYFKPHERILFAGFRCAQDADR, via the coding sequence ATGGAGACTGCGCAAAGGCCCAGAAACTCGGGCGAGCATTCCGGCGGCCTTTTGGCCGATTTCACCGAGGCACGCAATCTAACACTCGAGCTGTTCGGCCCGCTAAACGTTGAGGACGCAGTTATCCAGTCCGACTCGTTTGGCAGCCCACCAAACTGGCACATCGCCCACGTCACCTGGTTTTTCCACAAGGTTCTTGAAAAATACTCGGTGGACCTTTCAGGGGCCAGCCTCAATCTCGACTACCTGAACTCGTACTATCAAAAGTACGGAGGCATACTCCCCAAGGCAGAGCGCGGCAGGTTTCCGCGACCGACCGTCCAGCAGACCCTGCAGTACCGGGAGTTTATCGACGGCAAGGTGAGCGAATTTCTCCAGTCCGATGCGATGTCGGCCGAGGCTGCCTACGACATTACGCTTGGCATCCAGCATGAGATGCAGCACCAGGAGCTGATGATTTACGACCTGCAGCATTATTTTGAAAGGTTTTCCGATCCCGCGGACAATTACATTCCGCACAGGCGATCAGTGCCTCGCGGGGAGCAAATGGCTGCCGAGCGTCCTGCTGGCATGGTCTTCATTCCGGGAGGCCTTTACGAACTGGGTTTTTCCGGCCGGGGCTTTAGCTACGACAACGAACTTCCCGAGCACAAAGTGTTCCTGTATCCATTCAGGATTGATGTCGCGCCGGTAACAAACGGCGAGTTTGCCGAATTCATAGACGCGGGAGGCTACCATGACTACAAGTACTGGCTAGCAGACGGATGGGAACTTGTCAGGGAAAACGGGTGGCAGGCGCCCTTGTACTGGCGCAAGGACGAGGGCAAATGGGTAAAGAAAGATTTTGCAGGAAGCCGCGACCTTGTACCGGACGAGCCGGTTGTCAATGTAAGTTATTTTGAGGCAGACGCCTTTGCACGCTGGAAGGGAAAACGGCTTCCGACCGAGGCGGAATGGGAAAAGGCTGCAAGCTGGAGCGAGGAGCTTGGTCGAAAGACTCTCTACCCCTGGGGAGACGAGCTGCCGACGGCGGGGCACGCCAACCTCCTAGAGTCCTACGAGTGGCAGCCCTCGCCCGTGGGGTCGTATCCTCTCGGAAGGAGCCATTACGGCTGCCACCAGATGATAGGCGATGTCTGGGAATGGACGTCCTCGGAATACGTGCTCTACCCCGGCTTCATGTCGAGATTTCCCGAGTACACCGACAAGTGGGCGGTCGGACAGAAGGTGCTCCGGGGCGGATGTTTTGCGACTCCCCGGAAGCAGATCCGAACTAGCTACAGAAACTACTTCAAGCCTCATGAGAGAATACTTTTTGCCGGCTTTAGGTGCGCGCAGGATGCCGACCGCTAA
- the egtD gene encoding L-histidine N(alpha)-methyltransferase, whose protein sequence is MNPRSYQVQPLSTPTGEFLRHVIEGLAASPQKYLLPRYFYDERGSQLFERICVQPEYYLTRTEAQILKACCHDIVDATCSGAKHVNVVELGSGSSIKTRILFRALIASEHRFKIEYIPIDISRSALVESANLISGDFPELSVRQIVGDYARGLETAAKLIQKRSRGTSERKIVLFLGSSIGNMDEDEACDFLRMLYNSLGDDDWLLVGFDLEKDRRTIERAYDDAAGVTALFNLNVLERINRELGGKFDTSAFSHSALYNEELHRAEMHLVSAKDQSVLIGAAGKSFTFARGESIHTESSYKYSVERIEALAGRCGLEAASHYTDGKKWFDLCLLRRA, encoded by the coding sequence GTGAATCCGCGTTCATATCAAGTACAGCCGCTTAGCACTCCGACCGGCGAATTCCTGCGGCACGTGATTGAAGGGCTTGCGGCGAGCCCGCAAAAGTACCTGCTTCCGCGGTACTTTTACGACGAACGCGGCTCGCAACTGTTCGAGCGCATCTGCGTGCAGCCGGAATACTACCTGACGAGGACAGAGGCCCAGATCCTCAAGGCCTGCTGTCACGATATCGTTGACGCAACCTGCAGCGGAGCAAAGCACGTCAACGTGGTGGAGCTTGGAAGTGGGTCCTCGATAAAGACAAGGATCCTGTTTCGGGCCCTTATTGCGTCGGAGCACAGGTTCAAGATCGAGTACATCCCAATTGACATTTCCCGCTCGGCGCTTGTGGAAAGCGCCAACCTGATTTCCGGCGATTTCCCCGAGCTTTCGGTGCGGCAGATAGTTGGAGACTATGCCAGGGGACTTGAAACGGCTGCAAAATTGATTCAAAAGAGATCCCGCGGTACTTCAGAGCGCAAGATCGTGCTGTTTCTGGGCTCAAGCATCGGCAACATGGACGAGGATGAAGCGTGCGACTTCCTCCGAATGCTTTACAACTCTCTCGGCGACGACGACTGGCTTTTGGTGGGCTTTGACCTTGAGAAGGACAGGCGCACCATAGAGCGCGCATACGACGACGCTGCCGGCGTCACGGCTCTTTTCAACCTCAACGTGCTTGAGCGGATTAACAGGGAGCTTGGCGGCAAGTTTGACACCTCCGCCTTTTCGCACAGTGCGCTATACAACGAAGAACTTCACAGGGCGGAGATGCACCTGGTGTCAGCCAAAGACCAGTCGGTGCTGATTGGGGCGGCCGGAAAATCCTTTACGTTTGCGCGCGGCGAATCAATTCATACCGAGAGCTCGTACAAGTATTCTGTCGAGCGGATCGAGGCGCTTGCCGGGCGCTGCGGACTTGAGGCGGCGAGCCATTACACCGACGGCAAAAAGTGGTTTGACCTCTGCCTGCTGCGTCGGGCCTGA